A genomic segment from Phragmites australis chromosome 6, lpPhrAust1.1, whole genome shotgun sequence encodes:
- the LOC133922168 gene encoding probable protein S-acyltransferase 14 yields MHRSGAAMAWNVFRFCTALRGLGSVMILLVLAVVGVTYYALVLCNYGPALLAATGALDALAALAVLLLFHFLLVMLLWSYFSVVFTDPGGVPPNWRSDVDEERGETAPLSTSNFNSFMNSQQSIDLSDTGSPRIRYCRKCNQLKPPRCHHCSVCGRCVLKMDHHCVWVVNCVGALNYKFFLLFLFYTFLETALVTLSLLPHFIAFFSDVEIPGTPGALATTFLTFVLNLAFTLSVLGFMIMHVSLVSANTTTIEAYEKKTTPFWKYDLGRRRNFAQVFGYNKWYWFIPAYSEEDLRIIPALQGLDYPVRSDFDGQGL; encoded by the exons ATGCACAGATCGGGGGCGGCGATGGCGTGGAACGTGTTCAGGTTCTGCACGGCGCTGCGGGGGCTGGGCTCCGTCATGatcctcctcgtcctcgccgtcgtcggTGTCACCTACTACGCCCTCGTCCTCTGCAACTACGGGCCCGCGCTCCTCGCCGCCACGGGGGCGCTCGACGCCCTCGCCGCgctcgccgtcctcctcctcttccacttCCTG CTTGTCATGCTTCTGTGGAGTTATTTCTCTGTTGTGTTTACTGACCCTGGTGGTGTTCCACCAAATTGGAGATCAGATGTTGacgaagagagaggagaaactGCACCATTGTCCACCTCAAACTTCAATAGTTTCATGAATTCACAGCAATCTATTGATCTCAGTGATACAGGGAGTCCAAGGATCAGATACTGCAGGAAGTGTAACCAGCTGAAGCCACCCCGGTGCCATCACTGTTCTGTTT GTGGAAGATGCGTGCTTAAGATGGATCATCATTGTGTATGGGTTGTGAATTGTGTTGGGGCGCTAAACTAcaagtttttccttctcttcctg TTCTATACTTTTCTGGAGACGGCACTTGTTACCCTGTCCTTATTGCCCCACTTCATTGCTTTCTTCAGTGATGTTGAGATTCCAGGAACTCCTGGAGCACTTGCAACCACATTCCTGACCTTTG TATTGAATCTAGCCTTTACTTTGAGTGTCCTTGGTTTTATGATCATGCATGTATCACTTGTTTCTGCTAACACAACAACAATTGAG GCATATGAGAAGAAAACTACTCCATTCTGGAAGTATGATCTTGGACGGAGGAGGAATTTTGCTCAG GTGTTTGGGTACAACAAGTGGTATTGGTTCATTCCGGCATACTCAGAAGAGGATTTAAGAATAATACCGGCTCTACAGGGCTTGGATTATCCCGTCAGATCAGATTTCGATGGACAAGGGTTGTAA